One genomic region from Rubinisphaera margarita encodes:
- a CDS encoding tetratricopeptide repeat protein, with the protein MCALLLLPGCCWVQRNQGKNEEICRTFIEQSFSAQQSGELDEARNLLNDAVQLEPKHAETWWNLAELSIHQDNFPQAIDEQKKYVELQPHDPHGYLRLAQLYYLQGDYDEAQETLKETTRRIPNNIEAIILSARLARKQADHQQAMADYYHVLQVQPNHPEATLELAEMMLARSEPTRAATILRSLARSNLSLEDEARTQVNLGIAYGQAGRWDDAVEHLELAESLMETSSPRDRYRLAYAYYKAGTSQQSLEILLNLADAHQWDDRAERLYATITGTIPQTAYVDPVVSVSHEKGQHGSVRSFIDDVEMNPVFAADRLLQAIEQTEVDIVPPEWSSAPGDF; encoded by the coding sequence TTGTGCGCCCTGCTCTTGCTGCCAGGCTGCTGCTGGGTGCAGCGAAATCAGGGGAAAAACGAGGAAATCTGCCGGACATTCATCGAGCAGTCGTTCTCCGCGCAGCAGTCGGGAGAACTCGACGAAGCTCGAAACCTCCTGAATGATGCCGTTCAACTCGAGCCGAAACATGCTGAGACCTGGTGGAACCTGGCTGAGTTATCGATTCACCAGGACAACTTCCCGCAGGCGATTGACGAACAGAAAAAGTATGTCGAACTGCAGCCTCACGATCCGCATGGCTATCTGCGACTGGCTCAGTTGTATTATTTGCAAGGCGATTACGACGAGGCCCAGGAGACTCTGAAGGAGACGACGCGCCGAATTCCGAACAACATCGAGGCGATCATTCTGTCGGCTCGACTGGCACGGAAGCAGGCCGATCATCAGCAGGCCATGGCCGACTACTACCACGTTTTGCAGGTGCAGCCGAACCATCCCGAAGCGACGCTGGAACTGGCTGAGATGATGCTGGCTCGATCGGAGCCGACGCGGGCCGCCACGATTCTGCGGTCACTCGCCAGGTCGAATCTCTCCCTCGAAGACGAAGCCCGAACGCAGGTGAATCTCGGAATTGCCTATGGTCAGGCCGGCCGCTGGGATGATGCGGTCGAACATCTCGAACTGGCCGAGTCATTGATGGAAACCTCGTCTCCGCGGGACCGTTACCGGCTCGCCTACGCTTACTACAAAGCGGGCACGTCGCAGCAGTCTCTGGAAATTCTGCTGAATCTGGCCGACGCTCATCAGTGGGACGACCGGGCCGAGCGCCTTTACGCCACGATTACAGGGACCATTCCGCAAACCGCGTATGTCGATCCGGTCGTGTCCGTCTCGCATGAAAAAGGGCAGCACGGATCAGTGCGGAGCTTCATTGATGACGTGGAAATGAACCCGGTCTTCGCGGCCGATCGGTTGCTCCAGGCCATTGAACAGACCGAAGTCGACATCGTTCCTCCGGAATGGAGTTCGGCACCCGGCGATTTCTGA
- a CDS encoding MBOAT family O-acyltransferase produces the protein MLFNSFAFWLFYAVVFLLYYRLKHRGQNVLLLLASYYFYGCWDWRFLSLIAISTLVDYTLALRIHDCQVSWKRKTLLAISLGTNLGILAFFKYFNFFAGELATLGDSVGVPLLLPTLNIILPVGISFYTFQTMSYSIDVYRGHCQPTRSLLDFSVYVSFFPQLVAGPIERASHFLPQVIQPRQWDRNAFGEGLYLVVLGLFKKIVVADNMAVLVNAIFQTPTSELTGMEVLVGVYAFAFQIYGDFSGYSAIARGISRWLGFDLMVNFRRPYFAVDPSDFWRRWHISLSQWLRDYLYIPLGGNRGGSLMTYRNLMLTMLLGGLWHGANWTFIAWGAVHGAMLCGYRYFAGENAKAVTPAQWTPLGLLTRTAQIVLMFHFVCLTWLLFRAESIGQAAGMLSVLATNLDWSPLASMTFGMLVFCAGPLMLFECWEEWQSRVDDVPAVHWSWRGLACTYALMMCLCFPPPAAATFIYFQF, from the coding sequence ATGCTGTTCAACAGTTTTGCATTCTGGCTCTTCTACGCTGTTGTGTTTCTGCTGTATTACCGGCTGAAACATCGCGGACAGAATGTTCTTCTGCTGCTTGCCAGTTACTATTTCTACGGCTGCTGGGACTGGCGGTTTCTCAGCCTGATCGCCATCTCAACGCTCGTTGATTATACGCTGGCCCTGCGGATTCACGACTGCCAGGTCTCGTGGAAACGGAAGACGCTGCTCGCCATTTCGCTCGGGACGAACCTGGGCATCCTCGCGTTTTTCAAGTACTTCAACTTCTTCGCCGGGGAACTCGCCACCCTCGGGGATTCCGTGGGCGTGCCGCTGTTGCTGCCGACTTTGAATATCATTCTGCCCGTCGGGATCTCGTTCTATACGTTCCAGACGATGAGCTACTCCATCGACGTCTACCGGGGCCACTGCCAGCCGACGCGGAGTCTGCTCGACTTTTCGGTGTATGTTTCGTTCTTCCCGCAACTTGTCGCCGGGCCGATCGAACGGGCCTCGCATTTCCTGCCGCAGGTGATTCAACCTCGCCAGTGGGATCGGAACGCGTTTGGAGAAGGGCTGTATCTGGTCGTCCTCGGTCTGTTCAAGAAGATCGTCGTGGCCGACAACATGGCCGTGCTGGTCAACGCCATTTTCCAGACGCCGACTTCCGAACTGACCGGAATGGAAGTTCTCGTCGGCGTGTATGCCTTTGCCTTCCAGATCTACGGCGACTTTTCCGGGTACTCGGCAATTGCCCGGGGAATCTCGCGATGGCTCGGCTTCGATCTGATGGTCAACTTCCGTAGACCGTATTTCGCCGTCGACCCGAGTGACTTCTGGCGACGCTGGCACATCAGTCTGTCCCAGTGGCTGCGGGACTACCTGTATATTCCGCTGGGCGGCAATCGCGGTGGTTCGCTGATGACCTACCGCAACCTGATGCTGACCATGCTTCTCGGCGGATTGTGGCACGGAGCGAACTGGACCTTCATCGCCTGGGGAGCCGTGCATGGCGCCATGCTCTGCGGATACCGCTACTTCGCCGGAGAGAATGCGAAAGCGGTGACACCAGCGCAGTGGACTCCACTCGGGTTGTTGACCCGTACAGCTCAGATTGTGCTCATGTTCCACTTCGTCTGTCTCACCTGGCTGTTGTTCCGAGCTGAGTCGATCGGGCAGGCTGCCGGGATGTTGTCCGTTCTGGCCACGAATCTCGACTGGTCGCCGCTGGCATCGATGACCTTCGGCATGCTCGTTTTCTGTGCTGGACCGCTGATGCTGTTCGAGTGTTGGGAAGAGTGGCAGTCGCGAGTCGATGACGTTCCAGCCGTCCACTGGAGTTGGCGCGGACTGGCCTGCACGTATGCCCTGATGATGTGCCTCTGTTTCCCGCCGCCGGCCGCCGCGACGTTCATCTACTTCCAGTTCTGA
- a CDS encoding metal ABC transporter ATP-binding protein, which produces MNTTPAILDVHDLTVAYRHRPVLWNVDFEIHEPQLLGIVGPNGAGKSTLLKSILELVPSVSGNVSLFGQSVSDVRTRIGYVPQRESVDWDFPITVRETVLMGTYAKLGWFRRPGAKQRELAEQCLADVGMEAFANRQIGRLSGGQQQRVFLARALAQDADVYFLDEPFAGVDAATEDIVLGVLRRLRDRGKLLIVVHHDLLTVQRSFDSVLLLNGRLIAWGPVEETLTSENLKRTYGGHLPILDHLGVAVADQSRSG; this is translated from the coding sequence GTGAACACCACGCCCGCCATCCTCGACGTCCACGATCTCACGGTCGCTTACCGGCATCGTCCGGTGCTCTGGAACGTCGACTTCGAGATCCACGAGCCGCAACTGCTGGGCATCGTGGGGCCCAACGGAGCTGGCAAAAGCACGCTGCTCAAATCCATTCTCGAACTGGTTCCCTCCGTCTCGGGAAATGTCTCGCTCTTCGGCCAGTCGGTCTCCGACGTTCGAACCCGGATCGGCTACGTGCCGCAACGCGAAAGTGTCGATTGGGACTTCCCGATCACCGTCCGCGAGACCGTGCTCATGGGAACCTACGCCAAGCTCGGCTGGTTCCGTCGCCCGGGAGCCAAACAACGCGAGCTCGCCGAGCAATGCCTGGCCGATGTCGGCATGGAAGCGTTCGCAAACCGGCAGATCGGACGCCTCTCCGGCGGTCAGCAGCAGCGCGTCTTTCTGGCCCGGGCCCTCGCTCAGGATGCCGACGTTTATTTTCTCGACGAACCTTTTGCCGGCGTCGATGCTGCGACTGAAGACATTGTTCTTGGCGTTCTCCGCCGGCTCCGGGATCGCGGCAAACTGCTCATCGTTGTGCATCACGATCTGCTGACTGTCCAACGATCGTTCGATTCCGTGCTTCTGCTTAATGGCCGCCTCATTGCCTGGGGCCCGGTCGAAGAAACACTCACTTCAGAAAACCTGAAACGCACCTACGGCGGTCACCTGCCGATTCTCGACCACCTCGGCGTCGCCGTGGCCGATCAGTCCCGCTCGGGCTGA
- a CDS encoding tetratricopeptide repeat protein, whose amino-acid sequence MMTRSLFVAVAFGLLVSAFGIYAAEEKAVDPAEIQQRISAAMKAEENQAVVDGLTELIELNAENPQAWYLRGVYQFRLGNFKESVSDFDKYVELNPAGERRLWERGISHYYAGMFKEGAEQFALYQTYHDNDVENSVWRYICMARDQDLEAARKEMLPIRNDPRVPLMEVYALFQGKSTPEKVLEVANAGEPDAEERAFRMFYADLYLGLYHEAHGNPALAKEHIQRAWKNHTENDRISRYMWHVARVHAKWQNEKAQPERD is encoded by the coding sequence ATGATGACTCGATCGCTTTTCGTGGCCGTTGCTTTCGGTCTTTTGGTGTCTGCATTCGGCATTTACGCTGCCGAAGAGAAGGCCGTCGATCCGGCGGAGATTCAGCAGCGGATTTCGGCTGCGATGAAGGCCGAGGAGAATCAGGCCGTTGTCGATGGATTGACGGAATTGATCGAGCTGAATGCCGAGAATCCGCAGGCGTGGTATCTGCGAGGTGTGTACCAGTTTCGGCTCGGAAACTTCAAAGAGTCGGTCAGTGATTTCGACAAGTACGTGGAACTGAACCCGGCAGGCGAGCGGCGGTTGTGGGAGCGGGGAATTTCTCACTACTACGCCGGGATGTTCAAGGAAGGGGCTGAGCAGTTCGCCTTGTATCAGACTTACCACGACAACGACGTCGAGAATTCCGTCTGGCGTTACATCTGCATGGCTCGCGATCAGGATCTCGAAGCGGCTCGGAAGGAGATGCTGCCGATTCGGAATGATCCCCGCGTGCCGCTGATGGAGGTCTATGCTCTGTTCCAGGGAAAGTCGACGCCGGAGAAGGTGCTCGAAGTCGCGAACGCTGGAGAGCCGGACGCGGAAGAACGGGCCTTCCGGATGTTCTACGCCGACCTGTATCTGGGGCTCTACCATGAAGCTCATGGGAATCCAGCGCTGGCGAAAGAACACATTCAACGCGCGTGGAAGAATCACACGGAGAACGACCGGATCAGCCGGTACATGTGGCACGTGGCTCGCGTGCATGCGAAGTGGCAGAACGAGAAGGCTCAGCCCGAGCGGGACTGA
- a CDS encoding prolyl oligopeptidase family serine peptidase → MNRSLRSLTLLLAMLSVGEAAEPATIDREPVARTVTDSLQIAADASDDANDCLNGLCWQPGTFEVIERDPLSDHGDRLVQFPSPVSSSDRINDVVSLEWYQARDEAGEPVEAPAIVVVHESGSGMHVGRLFAVSLRKMGFHTFLIHLPYYGHRRYPEQERGAHQVTAMRQAIADVRRARDAVSVLPYVDERTIALQGTSLGGFVSASAASLDTRYDAVFLMLAGGDLHDIVMNGKKDAAKVREKLAEYGLVDDKLKEVIQLVEPTRIAHRVDPKRTWLYSGVYDKVVPQRNSILLAETMQLPGSHHIRMMANHYSGVVYLPLVFTHIHDEIERIHEERAD, encoded by the coding sequence ATGAACCGATCCCTCCGTTCTCTCACGCTGTTGCTGGCAATGCTCTCGGTTGGGGAAGCAGCCGAGCCCGCGACGATCGATCGCGAACCGGTCGCGCGCACGGTGACGGACAGCCTTCAGATCGCAGCCGATGCGTCGGATGATGCCAACGACTGCCTGAATGGACTCTGCTGGCAGCCGGGGACGTTCGAGGTGATCGAGCGGGATCCGCTGTCCGACCATGGCGATCGGCTCGTTCAGTTTCCTTCTCCTGTTTCATCGAGTGACCGGATCAACGATGTCGTTTCGCTCGAGTGGTACCAGGCCCGCGATGAAGCCGGTGAGCCCGTTGAGGCTCCCGCGATTGTGGTCGTGCACGAATCGGGGAGCGGGATGCATGTCGGGCGGCTGTTCGCGGTCAGTCTGCGGAAGATGGGGTTTCACACCTTTCTGATTCATCTGCCGTATTACGGGCATCGTCGCTATCCGGAGCAGGAGCGGGGAGCCCATCAGGTGACGGCGATGCGGCAGGCGATTGCGGATGTTCGGCGGGCCCGGGATGCGGTTTCAGTGCTGCCTTATGTCGATGAGCGGACAATCGCTCTCCAGGGAACGAGTCTCGGCGGATTCGTTTCGGCCAGTGCGGCCAGTCTGGATACGCGTTATGACGCCGTCTTCCTGATGCTGGCCGGCGGCGACCTGCACGACATTGTTATGAATGGCAAGAAAGACGCGGCGAAGGTCCGAGAGAAACTGGCCGAGTACGGGCTGGTCGATGACAAGTTGAAGGAAGTGATTCAGCTGGTCGAGCCAACACGGATCGCTCATCGCGTCGACCCGAAGCGGACGTGGCTCTACTCGGGTGTGTATGACAAAGTGGTGCCGCAGCGGAATTCGATTCTCCTTGCCGAGACGATGCAGCTGCCGGGCTCGCACCATATCCGCATGATGGCCAATCACTACTCCGGCGTTGTGTATCTGCCGCTGGTGTTCACGCATATTCATGACGAGATCGAGCGAATTCACGAGGAAAGAGCCGATTGA